One genomic segment of Arcobacter porcinus includes these proteins:
- the rpmA gene encoding 50S ribosomal protein L27, producing MAHKKGQGSTQNNRDSAGRRLGVKKYGGEVVSAGNIIIRQRGTKVHLGNNVGMGKDHTIYSLIDGVVKFEIKDKKRKKVSVYAAS from the coding sequence ATGGCTCACAAAAAAGGTCAAGGAAGTACTCAGAATAATAGAGACTCAGCTGGTAGAAGACTTGGGGTTAAAAAATATGGTGGTGAAGTTGTAAGTGCTGGAAACATTATTATTAGACAAAGAGGAACAAAAGTTCACTTAGGAAATAATGTTGGAATGGGAAAAGATCATACAATCTACTCTTTAATTGACGGTGTTGTTAAATTTGAAATTAAAGATAAAAAAAGAAAAAAAGTATCTGTTTACGCAGCTTCGTAA
- the rplU gene encoding 50S ribosomal protein L21 — MYAIIKCGGKQYKVSEGDVLDIDYTGKTAKETLEITDVIAINNGELKTGDAVSKAKVEAVVVLDGTGVNRARKVVIYKKLRRKDSKLKRGFRKSFTKIRITKIAA; from the coding sequence ATGTACGCAATTATCAAATGTGGTGGGAAACAGTATAAAGTATCTGAAGGTGATGTTTTAGATATCGATTATACAGGAAAGACTGCAAAAGAGACTTTAGAGATTACTGATGTTATAGCTATCAATAATGGAGAGCTAAAAACAGGTGATGCAGTATCTAAAGCAAAAGTTGAAGCAGTTGTAGTTTTAGATGGAACAGGTGTAAATAGAGCTAGAAAAGTAGTTATTTACAAAAAATTAAGAAGAAAAGATTCTAAATTAAAAAGAGGTTTCAGAAAAAGCTTCACAAAAATTAGAATTACAAAAATTGCTGCGTAA